A stretch of Rhododendron vialii isolate Sample 1 chromosome 4a, ASM3025357v1 DNA encodes these proteins:
- the LOC131323446 gene encoding transmembrane emp24 domain-containing protein p24beta2-like isoform X1 — protein MYALIYAQMRIRSLRCVIVATLSFLSIMERTVGIRFVIDREECFSHNAQYEGDTVHVSFVVIKTDTPWHYGDEGVDLVINGPSGEQLHDVHDKISEKYEFVVRNSGIHHFCFNNKSPYHETIDFDIHVGHFTYLDQHAKDEHFKPVLEQILKLEEALYNIQFEQHWLEAQTDRQAIVDEGMSRKAIYKAMFESAALICASVLQVHLLQHLFERKLRTSRV, from the exons ATGTACGCATTGATCTATGCGCAGATGCGAATTAGGTCACTGAGATGTGTAATTGTTGCCACATTGTCGTTTTTATCGATAATGGAAAGGACAGTTGGGATTAGGTTTGTGATTGACAGAGAAGAGTGCTTCTCTCACAATGCTCAATACGAAGGCGACACCGTTCACGTTTCTTTCGTCGTGATCAAGACTGACACGCCGTGGCATTACGGCGATGAGGGCGTTGATCTGGTG ATAAATGGTCCTTCTGGCGAGCAACTTCATGATGTCCATGACAAGATTAGCGAAAAGTACGAGTTTGTGGTTCGAAATAGTGGCATCCACCACTTCTGTTTCAATAACAAATCCCCTTATCATGAAACCATAGACTTTGACATACATGTTGGCCACTTTACATACTTGGATCAGCACGCTAAGGATG AGCATTTCAAGCCCGTGTTGGAACAGATCTTGAAGTTAGAGGAGGCTCTTTACAACATCCAGTTTGAGCAGCATTGGTTAGAAGCTCAAACTGATCGGCAGGCAATAG TGGACGAAGGGATGAGTCGAAAAGCAATCTACAAAGCAATGTTTGAATCAGCAGCACTAATCTGTGCCAGTGTCCTCCAAGTCCATCTCCTTCAACACCTGTTTGAACGAAAGCTTAGGACATCCAGAGTGTAG
- the LOC131323445 gene encoding indole-3-glycerol phosphate synthase, chloroplastic-like produces MESVMSLKSAAAAAATPRVSYQTVQSHHRLPPNPKFSTSRWSISLPMSDRYRGCIRAQQSESKDGSVTLSPVNESEENAVKNKELEVGSNEEVAADSQGITIRRRPSTGPPLHYVGPFEFRIQSEGNTPRNILEEIVWNKDVEVTQLKEKTPLAKMKKWVENAPPVRNFVRALRTSNLRTGLPGLIAEVKKASPSRGVLRENFDPVEIAQAYERGGAACISVLTDKKYFQGSFENLEAIRNAGVKCPLLCKEFVIDAWQIFYARSKGADAILLIAAVLPDADLKYMTKICKMLGMAALIEVHNEGEMDRVLGIDGVQLIGINNRDLGTFELDISTTKKLLEGERGQLIRRKDIVVVGESGLFTPADIAYVQESGVKAVLVGESIVKKDDPAQGITELFGKDISL; encoded by the exons ATGGAGAGTGTGATGTCGTTGaaatcagcagcagcagcagcagcaacaccTAGGGTTTCGTATCAGACCGTTCAATCCCACCACCGTCTTCCCCCCAACCCCAAATTCTCAACATCTCGGTGGTCAATCTCGCTTCCCATGTCCGACCGCTACAGAGGCTGTATCCGCGCCCAACAG TCTGAGTCGAAAGATGGATCAGTAACACTTTCCCCAGTTAATGAGTCAGAAGAAAATGCTGTCAAAAACAAGGAGCTGGAAGTGGGGAGTAACGAAGAAGTAGCTGCTGATAGCCAGGGTATAACGATCAGAAGGCGGCCATCGACTGGACCTCCCTTACATTATGTAGGCCCTTTCGAGTTCCGCATACAGAGCGAAGGTAACACTCCCCGCAACATATTAGAGGAGATTGTGTGGAACAAGGACGTGGAAGTCACACAG CTGAAAGAGAAAACCCCTTTGGCTAAGATGAAGAAATGGGTTGAGAATGCTCCTCCAGTCCGAAATTTTGTCAGAGCTCTGAGGACATCAAATTTACGGACTGGACTGCCTGGGTTAATCGCGGAAGTGAAGAAGGCTTCGCCAAGTAGAGGAGTTTTAAGAGAGAATTTTGATCCG GTGGAAATTGCCCAGGCTTATGAGAGAGGTGGAGCAGCATGCATCAGTGTTTTGACCGACAAGAAATATTTCCAG GGAAGTTTCGAAAACCTGGAGGCCATACGGAATGCTGGAGTGAAG TGCCCTCTATTATGCAAAGAGTTCGTTATAGATGCATGGCAAATTTTCTATGCCCGAAGTAAAGGTGCAGACGCGATTTTGTTAATTGCTGCTGTTTTACCGGATGCTGATCTCAAATACATGACTAAGATATGCAAGATGCTTGGAATGGCAGCGCTTATCGAG GTACACAATGAGGGGGAAATGGACCGCGTTCTAGGAATAGATGGTGTTCAACTTATAGGCATCAACAACCGTGACCTTG GAACATTTGAGCTTGATATTAGTACTACAAAGAAGCTTCTTGAAGGAGAGCGTGGGCAACTGATCCGTCGTAAAGACATAGTT GTGGTTGGGGAGTCTGGGCTTTTTACTCCTGCTGATATTGCTTATGTACAAGAATCTGGTGTTAAAGCA GTATTGGTTGGAGAGTCTATTGTGAAAAAGGATGACCCTGCGCAGGGGATAACTGAGCTTTTTGGCAAAGACATTTCCTTGTAA
- the LOC131323446 gene encoding transmembrane emp24 domain-containing protein p24beta2-like isoform X2, which produces MRIRSLRCVIVATLSFLSIMERTVGIRFVIDREECFSHNAQYEGDTVHVSFVVIKTDTPWHYGDEGVDLVINGPSGEQLHDVHDKISEKYEFVVRNSGIHHFCFNNKSPYHETIDFDIHVGHFTYLDQHAKDEHFKPVLEQILKLEEALYNIQFEQHWLEAQTDRQAIVDEGMSRKAIYKAMFESAALICASVLQVHLLQHLFERKLRTSRV; this is translated from the exons ATGCGAATTAGGTCACTGAGATGTGTAATTGTTGCCACATTGTCGTTTTTATCGATAATGGAAAGGACAGTTGGGATTAGGTTTGTGATTGACAGAGAAGAGTGCTTCTCTCACAATGCTCAATACGAAGGCGACACCGTTCACGTTTCTTTCGTCGTGATCAAGACTGACACGCCGTGGCATTACGGCGATGAGGGCGTTGATCTGGTG ATAAATGGTCCTTCTGGCGAGCAACTTCATGATGTCCATGACAAGATTAGCGAAAAGTACGAGTTTGTGGTTCGAAATAGTGGCATCCACCACTTCTGTTTCAATAACAAATCCCCTTATCATGAAACCATAGACTTTGACATACATGTTGGCCACTTTACATACTTGGATCAGCACGCTAAGGATG AGCATTTCAAGCCCGTGTTGGAACAGATCTTGAAGTTAGAGGAGGCTCTTTACAACATCCAGTTTGAGCAGCATTGGTTAGAAGCTCAAACTGATCGGCAGGCAATAG TGGACGAAGGGATGAGTCGAAAAGCAATCTACAAAGCAATGTTTGAATCAGCAGCACTAATCTGTGCCAGTGTCCTCCAAGTCCATCTCCTTCAACACCTGTTTGAACGAAAGCTTAGGACATCCAGAGTGTAG
- the LOC131323442 gene encoding uncharacterized protein LOC131323442 → MNLVSSESQQCEDVEGARLLCCRGVVVNDGIEQVEHHVLNLTGDGSFYGRWRSTSGHPDRRHMAAVIPRLTMARYPGSTSFAALGTTFCCVGGDSPDLFLFDAAQHDQSWRRGPSMLEHRVCPRVVAIGNNLFVFGGCSATSRRASWAEVYYMSTDKWTYLPPLPPHLTPSTGAGRKSFFAVAITVGGDESKQIVVGGWGQMFCTYQLSTQTWSCPHFDPELVSYFTPDSVAIGSTLYSFSRSESCFLAYDFDSQTMFGGALCGRGAQKCLDTWTSSLCEGLLVLPEDDGDDGSVHLLFVWSKEKLRFLPSSSWDPPTPATRTYLHCTRVRVSKVTSSRNVQSSYLDASIVSSWSLSIGHSFQLQDALFMDAVEGLEELSS, encoded by the exons ATGAATCTTGTTAGCTCGGAGAGCCAACAGTGCGAGGATGTAGAGGGGGCTCGACTCTTATGCTGTCGTGGGGTGGTGGTAAACGATGGGATAGAGCAGGTGGAGCACCACGTCCTCAACCTCACGGGAGACGGCTCCTTCTATGGACGGTGGCGGTCGACGAGTGGTCATCCCGACCGCCGACACATGGCAGCAGTCATCCCGCGTTTGACGATGGCTAGATATCCCGGTTCAACCTCATTTGCCGCCTTAGGCACCACCTTTTGTTGCGTCGGAGGCGATTCTCCAGACTTATTTCTCTTTGATGCTGCCCAGCATGATCAGTCATGGAGGAGAGGTCCATCTATGCTCGAGCATAGGGTTTGTCCTCGGGTTGTGGCTATAGGCAATAACCTCTTTGTTTTCGGCGGCTGCTCAGCTACATCACGTCGTGCTTCGTGGGCGGAGGTTTACTATATGAGCACAGATAAGTGGACCTATCTACCTCCTTTGCCCCCTCATCTTACGCCTTCCACTGGGGCTGGCCGGAAGAGTTTTTTTGCGGTAGCAATCACTGTTGGAGGGGATGAGTCCAAACAGATTGTTGTTGGGGGTTGGGGCCAAATGTTTTGCACCTATCAGTTAAGTACCCAAACATGGTCTTGTCCCCATTTTGATCCCGAACTCGTGAGCTACTTCACGCCCGACTCAGTTGCCATTGGGAGTACGTTGTATTCCTTTTCCCGTTCTGAGAGTTGCTTTTTGGCGTATGATTTTGATAGCCAGACAATGTTTGGTGGTGCTTTATGCGGTCGAGGAGCCCAGAAATGCTTAGATACATGGACATCTTCTCTCTGTGAAGGTTTATTGGTGCTTCCTGAGGATGATGGTGATGATGGTAGCGTGCACCTCCTTTTTGTTTGGTCTAAAGAAAAGCTTCGTTTTCTTCCTTCATCCTCTTGGGACCCACCTACCCCAGCTACCCGTACTTACCTCCACTGTACTAGAGTCCGAGTGTCCAAAGTCACCAGTTCTCGGAACGTTCAATCTAGTTACTTAGATGCATCGATTGTTTCGTCGTGGTCTCTTTCCATTGGGCATAGTTTCCAGCTTCAAGATGCACTCTTCAT GGATGCGGTGGAGGGACTAGAAGAACTATCTTCATAG
- the LOC131323444 gene encoding pentatricopeptide repeat-containing protein At2g13600-like, with amino-acid sequence MARHLLFRQVVGDLSLLNSSHFSKLLDSCLHSKSAPDTRRVHARIIKTQFSSEIFIQNRLIDAYGKCGCLEDASKVFNKMPERNTFTWNSFITALLKLGFLDEAARLFGSIPEPDQCSWNSMVSGFAQHERFDESIEYFVQMHKENFVLNEYSLGSALSACAGLADQKMGTQIHASVMKSRYSLDVYMGSALIDMYAKCGSVASARNVFDGMNERNTVSWNSLITCYEQNGPTFEALDVFVRMMDYGLEPDEVTLASVVSACASLSAIKEGLQIHARVVKFDKFRDDLVLSNTLVDMYAKGGRVEEARRVFDRMRNRNLVSEISMVSGYAKAARVTDRNIVSWNALIAGYTQNGDNEEAIGLFCLLKRESIRPTHYTFGNLLNASANLADLKLGKQAHAHVLKHGFRFRFNSGPEHDIFLGNTLINMYMKCGSAEDGGLVFKNMLERDWVSWNAMIVGYAQNGHGTEALAMFKEMMVAGQKPDHVTMIGVLCACVHAGLVEEGRHYFHSMSKAHGLEPQKDHYTCMVDLLGRAGSLEEAKNLIESMPMRPDNIVWGSLLASCKVHGNIQLGKVVAEKLLEIDPMNSGPYVLLSNMYAQLRRWRDVMRVRKLMRQRGVIKQPGCSWIEIQSQVHVFMVKDKRHPQKKEIYLHLNTLTEQMKLAGYVPDTGDLEADEEQNLDLSSSDHIEASEVAVAA; translated from the coding sequence ATGGCAAGGCATCTATTGTTCAGGCAAGTTGTGGGtgacctctctctcctcaactcCTCCCACTTCTCGAAGCTACTGGACTCGTGTCTCCACTCCAAATCGGCGCCGGACACTCGCCGTGTCCACGCGCGCATCATCAAGACCCAATTCTCCTCGGAAATCTTCATCCAGAACAGGTTGATCGACGCATACGGGAAATGTGGTTGTTTGGAAGATGCGAGCAAGGTGTTCAACAAAATGCCCGAGAGAAATACCTTCACTTGGAACTCGTTCATAACCGCGTTATTGAAGTTGGGTTTTCTCGATGAAGCAGCAAGGCTATTTGGGTCGATTCCTGAACCTGACCAGTGCTCGTGGAACTCGATGGTGTCGGGTTTTGCTCAGCATGAACGCTTTGATGAATCGATTGAGTACTTTGTTCAGATGCATAAAGAGAACTTTGTGCTTAATGAATACTCGTTGGGGAGTGCGCTCAGTGCTTGTGCAGGGTTAGCAGATCAAAAAATGGGCACCCAAATTCACGCCTCGGTAATGAAATCTCGGTACTCATTGGATGTTTATATGGGGTCTGCTCTCATTGATATGTATGCCAAATGCGGGAGTGTGGCCAGCGCTCGAAATGTGTTTGACGGAATGAATGAGCGGAACACAGTGTCTTGGAATAGCTTGATTACGTGTTACGAGCAAAATGGTCCAACTTTTGAAGCTCTTGATGTTTTCGTGAGGATGATGGATTACGGACTTGAACCCGATGAAGTTACCCTCGCAAGCGTGGTTAGTGCGTGTGCAAGCTTGTCGGCCATCAAAGAAGGTCTGCAAATCCATGCTCGAGTTGTGAAGTTTGATAAATTCAGGGACGATCTTGTTCTAAGCAATACATTGGTTGATATGTATGCAAAAGGCGGTAGAGTTGAGGAAGCCAGACGGGTTTTTGACAGGATGCGAAATAGAAACTTGGTGTCTGAAATCTCCATGGTAAGTGGTTATGCTAAAGCCGCAAGAGTGACAGACAGAAATATAGTATCTTGGAATGCACTTATTGCGGGCTATACACAGAATGGGGACAATGAGGAGGCAATAGGACTCTTCTGCCTTTTAAAGCGGGAATCTATTCGGCCAACACATTATACCTTTGGGAATCTGCTCAATGCCAGTGCAAATTTGGCTGATTTGAAGCTCGGGAAGCAAGCTCATGCCCATGTCTTGAAGCATGGATTTAGGTTTAGGTTCAATTCTGGCCCCGAGCATGATATTTTTCTAGGGAACACTCTCATTAATATGTACATGAAATGTGGTTCAGCTGAAGATGGGGGTTTGGTGTTTAAGAACATGCTCGAAAGAGATTGGGTCTCATGGAATGCTATGATAGTCGGGTATGCCCAAAATGGGCATGGGACGGAAGCTCTGGCAATGTTCAAGGAAATGATGGTGGCTGGACAGAAACCAGACCATGTTACTATGATTGGCGTTCTTTGTGCTTGCGTCCACGCAGGGCTGGTTGAGGAGGGACGCCATTACTTCCACTCAATGAGCAAAGCCCATGGTTTGGAACCCCAGAAGGACCATTACACGTGTATGGTTGATTTACTTGGCCGAGCTGGTTCCTTAGAAGAAGCCAAGAACTTGATAGAATCGATGCCAATGCGTCCTGACAACATTGTTTGGGGTTCTTTGCTGGCTTCTTGTAAAGTTCACGGCAACATTCAGTTGGGGAAAGTTGTTGCTGAGAAGCTCCTAGAAATTGATCCCATGAACTCTGGTCCTTATGTTCTTCTCTCAAATATGTATGCTCAGCTTAGGAGATGGAGGGATGTTATGAGAGTTCGGAAGCTTATGAGGCAGCGAGGAGTTATTAAGCAGCCTGGTTGCAGTTGGATTGAAATACAGAGCCAAGTGCATGTTTTCATGGTCAAAGATAAAAGACATCctcaaaagaaggaaatttATCTGCACTTGAATACACTTACTGAACAGATGAAGCTAGCTGGATATGTCCCTGATACTGGTGATTTGGAGGCTGATGAGGAGCAGAACTTGGATTTGTCTTCTTCTGACCATATAGAAGCATCTGAAGTTGCTGTTGCGGCATAA